A DNA window from Micromonospora inyonensis contains the following coding sequences:
- a CDS encoding ferredoxin, which translates to MTARQWKVEVDSSCIGSGVCLATAPDRFRLVDGWSEPVEQVVPEGDPLVVAAAEVCPVSAIGVRDAETGSELRIIS; encoded by the coding sequence ATGACTGCGCGACAGTGGAAGGTGGAGGTCGATTCCTCGTGCATCGGCTCCGGGGTGTGTCTGGCCACCGCGCCCGACCGCTTCCGGCTGGTGGACGGATGGTCGGAGCCGGTGGAGCAGGTGGTTCCGGAGGGCGATCCGCTGGTCGTCGCGGCGGCGGAGGTCTGCCCCGTCAGCGCGATCGGCGTACGTGACGCCGAGACCGGATCCGAGCTGCGGATTATCAGTTAG
- a CDS encoding cytochrome P450 has product MTADHTTEAPAYPFGPVSKLDLHPRYAELRRTEPITRVRMPYGGEAWLITGYTELKQFLADRRFSSLRATEPDTARVTPLPLRKGNLLSMDPPEHTRIRRVVAGAFTKRRIDALAPRIKEVVHEQLDAMAKHGAPVDAVEYLAVPVPVTMICELFGISYDDRDRFRQFSDIFVATSGAPPEEIERSRNELEAYLGELAEQRRREPREDLVTTLLEAFEQKDRLSETEMLRTGIGILMAGHETSLSMIANVLYLLLAQPELWAQLRDDPRLVHSTIEEMLRVIPLRSVGSFPRVAVEDVEIAGVTIRAGETVVFQRASADRDERIFDNPEEIDLTRSHNPHLGFGHGAHHCLGASIARLELQLVLEGLIERFPQLRLAVPADEVPWKPGLIARCPSALPVEW; this is encoded by the coding sequence ATGACGGCTGACCACACCACCGAAGCGCCCGCCTACCCTTTCGGGCCGGTTAGCAAGCTCGATCTCCATCCCCGATACGCGGAGCTGCGCCGCACCGAACCGATCACCCGCGTCCGCATGCCCTACGGGGGTGAGGCATGGTTGATCACGGGCTACACCGAGTTGAAGCAGTTCCTCGCCGACCGCCGATTCAGCTCGCTGCGGGCCACCGAACCGGACACCGCCCGGGTGACCCCGTTGCCCCTGCGCAAGGGAAACCTGCTCTCGATGGATCCGCCCGAGCACACCCGGATCAGGCGGGTCGTCGCCGGTGCCTTCACCAAACGTCGGATCGACGCCCTCGCGCCGCGTATCAAAGAGGTGGTGCACGAGCAGCTCGACGCGATGGCGAAGCACGGTGCCCCGGTGGACGCGGTCGAATACCTCGCCGTTCCGGTGCCGGTGACGATGATCTGCGAACTCTTCGGCATCTCGTACGACGACCGGGACCGGTTCCGGCAATTCTCGGACATCTTCGTCGCCACCAGCGGGGCACCGCCGGAGGAGATCGAGCGGTCGCGCAACGAGTTGGAGGCGTACCTGGGTGAGCTCGCCGAGCAGCGCCGACGGGAGCCCAGGGAGGACCTCGTCACGACCCTGCTCGAGGCGTTCGAGCAGAAGGACCGGCTCAGCGAGACGGAGATGCTGCGGACCGGCATCGGGATCCTGATGGCGGGCCACGAGACGTCGCTCAGCATGATCGCGAACGTGCTCTACCTGCTGTTGGCCCAGCCCGAACTCTGGGCTCAACTGCGCGACGACCCGCGCCTGGTGCACAGCACCATCGAGGAGATGCTGCGGGTCATCCCGCTCCGCTCGGTGGGCAGTTTCCCCCGGGTGGCGGTCGAGGACGTCGAGATCGCCGGGGTCACCATTCGCGCCGGTGAGACCGTGGTCTTCCAGCGGGCTTCGGCGGACCGTGACGAGAGGATCTTCGACAATCCGGAGGAGATCGACCTGACCCGGTCGCACAATCCCCATCTGGGGTTCGGGCACGGGGCGCACCACTGCCTCGGCGCGTCGATCGCGCGACTGGAACTTCAACTCGTCCTGGAAGGGCTCATCGAGCGCTTCCCGCAGCTCCGGTTGGCCGTGCCCGCGGACGAGGTGCCGTGGAAGCCCGGTCTGATCGCCCGTTGCCCCTCGGCCCTGCCGGTCGAGTGGTAG
- a CDS encoding MFS transporter, giving the protein MTQSREIAPPPNGPAEPRQRNSWAVVLTAGLISFLVMLEINVVHVALPVIQQELGTTQGVTQWVAVGYLLPAVILVLPCGRWLDQIDRRAAYAVAVGGFGLTSLVAGAAPGIEALITARVLQGVFASMIFAMAPALAALAVRADAHGRAMSVIATMGPLGAITGPSLGGFLLDTIGWRAAFLVVVPVCAVVLPIGLRTIPATGKAFRLPDREWLLAAGLIAVAVGALLGGVTLAPDRGTAWLLLSLLAVPALVLWHRLGTNRPVLDLLRTREISVATLAIVTGSLGYAMLAFIVPFFLLQVLGTSAAVAGLTVLAYPLAMAVFAPVGGTLADRWSPGPVALVGALLVAASVLLVQPLDSDWTPADLAWRLAVGGAGTALFGGPSQAMAMRAAPRALAATAAGALQSGRMLGFTLGPAVATAVWAASDHSVAGMRNALTTALVIATLTAVVLAVGLWLAARRTRPAVANPIEVMPEKALD; this is encoded by the coding sequence GTGACGCAGAGCCGGGAGATCGCACCTCCGCCGAACGGACCAGCCGAACCGCGCCAACGCAACAGCTGGGCGGTCGTGCTCACCGCGGGTCTGATCTCCTTCCTCGTGATGTTGGAGATCAACGTCGTACACGTCGCGCTCCCCGTCATCCAGCAGGAACTCGGGACCACCCAGGGCGTGACCCAGTGGGTCGCGGTCGGCTACCTCCTGCCGGCGGTGATCCTGGTCCTGCCCTGTGGACGCTGGCTCGACCAGATCGACCGCCGGGCCGCGTACGCCGTCGCGGTCGGCGGTTTCGGGCTCACCAGCCTCGTCGCCGGCGCCGCCCCGGGGATCGAGGCCCTGATCACCGCCCGGGTCCTGCAGGGCGTCTTCGCCTCGATGATCTTCGCCATGGCCCCCGCCCTGGCCGCCCTCGCGGTACGCGCCGACGCGCACGGCCGGGCGATGAGCGTCATCGCCACCATGGGACCGCTCGGCGCGATCACCGGCCCGTCGCTCGGCGGATTCCTGCTCGACACGATCGGCTGGCGCGCGGCCTTCCTGGTGGTCGTACCCGTGTGCGCCGTGGTATTGCCGATCGGCCTCCGCACGATTCCCGCCACCGGCAAGGCGTTCCGGCTGCCGGACCGGGAGTGGCTGCTCGCCGCCGGACTGATCGCCGTGGCGGTCGGCGCGCTGCTGGGCGGTGTCACGCTGGCTCCGGACCGCGGCACGGCCTGGCTGCTGCTGTCGCTGCTCGCCGTGCCGGCGCTCGTGCTCTGGCACCGGTTAGGCACCAACCGGCCCGTACTGGACCTACTGCGCACGCGGGAGATCTCGGTCGCGACGCTCGCGATCGTCACCGGTTCGCTGGGGTACGCGATGCTGGCGTTCATCGTGCCGTTCTTCCTGCTCCAGGTGCTCGGCACGAGCGCTGCCGTCGCCGGCCTGACGGTGCTGGCGTACCCGCTGGCCATGGCGGTCTTCGCACCGGTCGGCGGCACCCTGGCGGACCGCTGGTCACCCGGGCCGGTGGCGCTCGTCGGGGCGCTCCTGGTGGCGGCCTCCGTGCTGCTGGTCCAGCCGCTCGACAGCGACTGGACCCCGGCGGACCTGGCCTGGCGGTTGGCGGTGGGTGGGGCCGGCACCGCCCTGTTCGGCGGGCCCTCCCAGGCCATGGCGATGCGGGCCGCCCCGCGTGCCCTCGCCGCCACCGCGGCGGGTGCTCTCCAGTCCGGGCGGATGCTCGGCTTCACCCTCGGTCCGGCCGTCGCGACGGCCGTCTGGGCCGCCTCCGACCACTCGGTAGCCGGCATGCGGAACGCCCTGACGACCGCGCTCGTCATCGCCACGCTCACCGCCGTCGTCCTCGCCGTGGGCCTGTGGCTGGCGGCCCGCCGTACCCGGCCCGCCGTGGCCAACCCGATCGAGGTGATGCCCGAGAAGGCGCTCGACTGA
- a CDS encoding ABC transporter ATP-binding protein yields MDLSVDGVSVTRGGRKILSEVSLSTRAGDFTALVGPNGSGKSSLLRTVYRAYRPDAGTMLIGGRDVWKMTAAEAARHTGVLAQEQHSGFEFTVFETVCLGRSPHLGTFDRFRAVDRQVVEEALEQTGLVDLAHRRVGQLSGGERQRVLLARALAQEPRLLVLDEPTNHLDIRHQLELMELVRGLGVTTVAALHSLDLAATYADSVVVLQEGRVVATGAAESTITPAILRTVFGVDGRIDTDADTGRALLNTRPLCVCPARSCHWSCKPSDASRVSQM; encoded by the coding sequence ATGGACCTGTCCGTCGACGGGGTGTCGGTGACGCGGGGTGGCCGGAAGATCCTCAGCGAGGTGAGCCTGTCGACCCGGGCGGGTGACTTCACCGCGCTCGTGGGGCCGAACGGCAGTGGCAAGAGTTCCCTGCTGCGCACGGTCTACCGGGCCTACCGCCCCGACGCCGGGACGATGCTGATCGGTGGCCGTGACGTCTGGAAGATGACCGCGGCGGAGGCGGCCCGGCACACCGGCGTGCTGGCCCAGGAGCAGCACTCCGGTTTCGAGTTCACCGTCTTCGAGACCGTCTGCCTGGGGCGCTCGCCGCACCTGGGTACGTTCGACCGCTTCCGCGCCGTGGACCGTCAGGTGGTGGAGGAGGCTCTCGAGCAGACCGGGTTGGTGGACCTGGCGCACCGCCGGGTCGGGCAACTGTCCGGAGGGGAACGGCAACGGGTCCTCCTCGCCCGCGCCCTGGCGCAGGAACCGCGGCTGCTGGTGCTCGACGAGCCGACCAACCACCTCGACATCCGCCACCAGCTGGAGTTGATGGAGCTGGTCCGGGGTCTCGGGGTGACCACGGTGGCCGCGCTGCACAGCCTCGACCTCGCCGCGACCTACGCGGACTCGGTCGTCGTCCTCCAGGAGGGGCGGGTCGTGGCGACCGGCGCGGCGGAGAGCACGATCACCCCCGCGATCCTCCGGACGGTCTTCGGGGTCGACGGCCGGATCGACACGGACGCCGACACCGGCCGGGCACTGCTGAACACCCGTCCGCTGTGTGTCTGCCCCGCCCGGTCCTGTCACTGGAGCTGCAAGCCGTCGGACGCGTCACGGGTGAGTCAGATGTAA
- a CDS encoding ABC transporter substrate-binding protein — protein MVSGVVVLAGCGGTGPDNGNSATGTVTIKDCQGRDVTVPASPRRVVTLDGYAAQAMARLGLADRIVGTGYPAPFGSDQQPFRGELEKLPVLGRNVAPTEVVAAANPDLVLTGFSSFGQAPGSPSDADLETMRAKGLAACLGDEKKGAPASLASTYDFLTRLGQVFQVEARAGQVVGELRAREQAVAAKRRSDRPRVLILQDNPVAGQPLKTSGTVTIAHALIEAAGGQNAFTDVTSMHADVSPEEVLKRDPQVIWVISDYPFAKVKGEELLRQVKANPLLANTSAVRQGRVVGTSQFLVSFPTPLNLDGLEQLAAGLWTGRP, from the coding sequence ATGGTGAGCGGCGTGGTGGTGCTGGCCGGCTGCGGCGGCACCGGCCCGGACAACGGGAACAGCGCGACCGGCACGGTGACCATCAAGGACTGTCAGGGCAGGGACGTGACCGTGCCCGCGTCGCCGCGCCGGGTGGTCACGCTCGACGGCTACGCCGCCCAGGCCATGGCGAGACTGGGACTGGCCGACCGGATCGTGGGAACGGGTTACCCCGCCCCGTTCGGCTCCGACCAGCAGCCCTTCCGTGGTGAGCTGGAGAAGCTGCCCGTGCTCGGGCGGAACGTGGCGCCCACGGAGGTGGTGGCCGCCGCCAATCCCGACCTCGTGCTGACCGGTTTCTCCAGCTTCGGCCAGGCGCCGGGCAGCCCGAGCGACGCCGACCTGGAGACGATGAGGGCCAAGGGCCTGGCCGCCTGCCTGGGTGACGAGAAGAAGGGCGCCCCGGCGAGTCTCGCCTCGACGTACGACTTCCTCACCCGCCTCGGCCAGGTGTTCCAGGTCGAGGCGCGGGCCGGGCAGGTCGTCGGGGAACTGCGCGCCCGGGAGCAGGCCGTGGCCGCGAAACGGCGCTCGGACCGACCGCGGGTGCTGATCCTCCAGGACAACCCGGTGGCCGGGCAGCCGCTGAAGACCTCCGGCACGGTGACGATCGCCCACGCCCTGATCGAGGCGGCCGGCGGCCAGAACGCCTTCACCGACGTGACGTCGATGCACGCGGACGTCTCACCCGAGGAGGTCCTCAAGCGGGACCCGCAGGTCATCTGGGTGATCAGTGACTATCCGTTCGCCAAGGTGAAGGGTGAGGAACTGCTGCGGCAGGTGAAGGCGAACCCGCTTCTGGCCAACACGAGCGCGGTCCGGCAGGGCCGGGTCGTCGGCACCTCACAGTTCCTGGTCTCCTTCCCGACCCCGCTCAACCTGGACGGCCTGGAGCAACTCGCGGCCGGGCTGTGGACGGGGCGGCCGTGA
- a CDS encoding FecCD family ABC transporter permease, whose amino-acid sequence MTVAEAPATPGREAKRRIGRRPERVPYAVVLGGLFAMLLVSLVAATGIGPVRVPADEVGRILLHHLTGGGDSASTSDLIVWRIRFPRVLLGAVVGAGLALSGAVVQSVVRNPIADPYLLGLSSGASVGAVVVLTTGLAVLGALTLPTAAFLGAAAAMAVVLILARQHGRLLPLRLVLVGVACAHLLGGVTSFLLTRSDSAAVQQQIIFWLLGGLSGARWESLGAPAVVVLVGTALLMLVSRRLNVLVLGEEACAALGVSATVLRRQLLILVTLLTGTVVAVSGGIGFVGLIVPHLARMLVGADHQRMLPVTVTLGALFLIWSDVAARMLISPTELPIGILTAFLGVPFFLLVMRARGLAGEEM is encoded by the coding sequence GTGACGGTCGCGGAGGCGCCCGCCACCCCCGGCAGGGAGGCGAAGCGGCGGATCGGCCGGCGTCCGGAACGTGTCCCGTACGCCGTGGTGCTCGGTGGACTGTTCGCCATGCTGCTGGTGTCGCTGGTCGCGGCCACCGGCATCGGCCCGGTCCGGGTGCCGGCCGACGAGGTGGGCCGGATCCTTCTGCACCACCTGACCGGCGGCGGGGACAGCGCGTCGACCTCGGATCTGATCGTGTGGCGGATCCGGTTCCCCCGGGTGCTGCTCGGTGCCGTGGTCGGCGCCGGGCTCGCGCTCTCCGGCGCCGTGGTGCAGAGCGTGGTGCGCAACCCGATCGCCGACCCGTACCTTCTCGGGTTGTCCTCCGGCGCGTCGGTCGGCGCGGTGGTCGTGCTGACCACCGGCCTGGCCGTGCTGGGCGCCCTGACGCTGCCCACGGCGGCCTTTCTCGGCGCGGCCGCCGCCATGGCCGTGGTGCTGATCCTGGCGCGGCAGCACGGCCGGCTGCTGCCCCTGCGGCTGGTGCTCGTGGGGGTGGCGTGCGCGCACCTGCTCGGTGGGGTGACCTCCTTCCTGCTGACCCGCTCGGACAGCGCGGCGGTCCAGCAGCAGATCATCTTCTGGTTGCTCGGCGGCCTCTCCGGAGCGCGCTGGGAGTCGCTGGGGGCCCCCGCCGTGGTGGTCCTGGTCGGCACGGCGTTGCTGATGCTGGTGAGCCGGCGGCTGAACGTCCTCGTGCTCGGCGAGGAGGCGTGCGCGGCGCTCGGGGTCTCCGCCACCGTCCTGCGGCGTCAGCTGCTGATCCTGGTCACGCTCCTGACCGGCACGGTGGTCGCGGTGTCCGGCGGGATCGGGTTCGTCGGTCTGATCGTGCCGCATCTGGCCCGCATGCTCGTCGGGGCCGACCACCAGCGGATGCTGCCGGTGACCGTCACGCTGGGGGCGCTCTTCCTCATCTGGTCGGACGTCGCCGCCCGGATGCTGATCTCGCCGACGGAGCTGCCGATCGGCATCCTCACCGCGTTCCTGGGCGTGCCGTTCTTCCTGCTGGTCATGCGGGCCCGGGGCCTGGCCGGAGAGGAGATGTGA